In Sardina pilchardus chromosome 8, fSarPil1.1, whole genome shotgun sequence, the genomic window aagacaaaaaaaatcatgtagtctgtacaggccataacGCAACGTTAGCATTGCCAACCATTCCGCTTCTGAACCTTAACAAACAATAGAACATCTGTAGCTTGCCCCTGGTCAATGTGATACCTGCCTAGGGATGTCCAGTCAGGCTTATATTATATAATTATATCAGAGGTGGTTGAGGTTCTAAAGGATCTTTGTCcgtacattatattatattattttatattatataataataacaaatatgagttaatgtagtgtttttttgtgtctggAAATGTGCTGTAGAAAGTGGCTTGACTTGACTATCTCTCCATCCAGAGAGCAGAGAATGGGGACTTCAACTGGATTATTCCTGATAAGTTTTTGGCTTTCAGTGGGCCCCATCCAAAGAGTAAAATTGAGAATGGTATGAAAATGCACAGTGGAATTCTGTGCTTTCTTAACTTCTCTTCTTCTGCCTGATGGTGTGGCCATGTTGTAAAGCAATGTTGGCGAGTGATGTAGTGAAAACAGTGGGGAACTGCTGTAAAGGTGGGGTTTGTCTGTAGGTAATGCGTAGCCATCATGTCCTACGGGGCACTCAACCCACAACTGAGTGGTTTTGTACATGCATGTTTCCTATACCCATGTAAAATGattccttttgtttttgtgcataGCGGTTTATAGGTGATGCAGCTAATACATACTTTTCCTTTGAAGGCTATCCGCTACATGCACCTGAGGCCTACTTCCCGTACTTCAGGAAACACAATGTCACCACCGTGATCCGGCTCAACAAAAAGATGTACGATGCCAAACGCTTCACCGATATGGGCTTTGAGCATCATGACCTGTTCTTTGTGGATGGCAGCACGCCAACTGACGCCATTGTCAGCAAGTTCCTGCACATCTGCGAGAATGCAAAGGGAGCTATAGCTGTTCACTGTAAAGGTAGGTTTGTGTTCAAGAGAGTTCAGGGTGAATGTGAGTATGCTTATGGGTATGGCTATTTGgaagacgcctttgtccaaagcgacacaaaaataaaaacaatacaattatTAATTAAAAAGTTCAGACTAcactagggagaatagcaatataaacaataaacaatatcaattcaagcaataacctaatgaaaataaacaatgaatataaaggagaatagcaaataaacaatagtcattcaatcaatcatataatagCAATAACTATGAGTATGTTGCTTGAAGACATTCATGGTTTTATACAAAGACTAATCACACATGTAAATGATGGGCAGTAATTAATACACACCTCTTATTTTATAGCGGGCCTTGGCCGAACAGGGACCCTGATTGGTTGCTATCTGATGAAGCACTTCAGACTTACAGCTGCTGAAGCCATTGCATGGATCCGGATCTGCAGACCTGGCTCAGTCATTGGACCACAGCAGAATTTTGTGGAAGAGTGAGTGGTTCATTCTTTCCAGGGTTTCTGTGGGGTCTCCAAAAGTAAAAAATGTTAGGCCTTAGAAAGTCTTAAGTATATTGTATCGTATGGTAGGTCTTGAAATGAAATCCTTTGtagatttgggtctggatttTCTGCTAGACCTAGCCGGCTATGGAGAACCAGCTTTGCagcttgcttttttttcttttttgatgtTCAATTTAATTACTGTAAAagtcctgtagatggcgcttaaACCAAACAGATATCCTCTAGCTTTCTGCTGTTTTGGTCAGAGGTGGATATTCTgagttcagaaagtaaaagtcccacCAAGTagtgatccaaccatttagtaaaccagttCATCCTAATAAGCaaccaggtagatcagataattagtggtatcgcctgtgttaagtgcacaggtagaaagaatatatggcaggatttttactttctggaaccgggGTGTCCGCctctagcctcgcgagccatccacgtacttccggccaaggattgcctccactacgagtctggccgtgctcctctgtggagcattctgctcggtagaattgtaacagaacgcccccctccagaaagcagccaataaacgaagagacgggttggtgggggcgaaagggggagggcgctcgtgacgatgacgttaaacgcctgcgctatgttgttatgagtaactatcgccgattgggtgagagctgtccaatcaattcaaaccagaactgggcgttacttcccgcttcctgcaagcgcttcagagcaaagaaatgccagaccataatacgaaatgaaatggtagtattatgggatggttaggaccaggctagtcCGCCTCTTGTtctggtctacttttctacctcttgttctggtctacttttctacctcatgAACAAGCAGACATTAAGCTAACCTAAGCTTCACTTGAAGACTAAAGCAAGATGaggctaacttgagttaatggaacaaCTCCAACGAGCCTCAAGTGAAAGACGGGCTATTTCTGTTAAGCGCTACCTTCATTAGCGAGACGGGTGCTAGCCAACATTGGTATTTACCACCATTGAGTGAAATACATACTCCCAACTGCAGGGGGAGCCAAGTAGCACAAAAAAACGGCATTGGATACCTTTTATCTAGCAAAGTTTAAATATGTACGTTCATTTATCACTGTGTCCTTTtatctcttcctttttttttagaaaaaagttgGCGCCATTCATAGTCAGTTCTGAGTGGTGTAGTTCTTTCTACTCATCCTTATTTTTTCATGTAGGTCTTACATTTTATTCATAAAGTCTTAAATCTAACGCGAAACCTACAGAATCCCTGTGTTTCATTCCCAACCATTTCCTTTTTATGAGACCGAACAAAGCTGAACACAAAatctgaaaatatattttttgaaaTGTTTTGGTTGATTGATATAGTGCACACAATGGCTGCTTAAAGATTTCAAGATAGATCAAACTTGACTTGTGAATTGTTCCCTGGATGACCTCACTGCACAGGAAGCAAAATGGCTTGTGGGTGGAAGGTGACCTCTTCCGTGAGAAGCTGAGTGAGCAGGAGAATGGCTCAAACAAGATGGCTACCGTCACAGGCATCCTGTCTGGTGTGGACGACATCTCCATCAATGACTGCAACAAGAGCAGGCCGAGCAGGAAAGCAGGCTCAAAGCTGGTGAGTCTCAGAGAGGCATTGTGATGAAGACATGAATAGTGATCCATCATAGCTATCAAAGATAGTAACATGGGGTGGCATTTGGGGATACGTCAAAGGGAAGAAATGGAGGAGACCAGGGGAAGGCAAGAGACGGATGTTGATAGCTTGTACACTTGCCAATGCATTGATAATGAAAACACCTGCACGGCCCGTTGTGTTTGACCTCTGTGACCTCTCCTCAGTACAATGATGAGGATGAGAGCACTGCCATCACTCAAGGCGACAAGCTGCGTGCACTGAAGAGCAGACGGCAGGCCAGAGCATCCACAGGCTCCTTATCGTAAGTGCCGTGACCGTCCACTTCACCTTCACACCCCTTTGGCTCAGCCTGCTCTGAGGCCTTGGGAACGCACATCACATAATGCAGTTCCATCTGTTGTCATCCATTTATGTGTCTTCATAACCGTTTCAATAGAATTCAGCGAGTGTAGTTTTAATAGATGCTCTGCAATTGGCTGGTAAGTTGACAGCACCTGCTGTTTTACTGCACAGCAGACCGGTGGGTGTGTTTGACCTCAGCAAATGCAATTtgaaacagagtaacttgtctCCCTGTCCAAAACAAATCCTGTCCTCACAAAAACTCGAAAGGTTCTGTGCGACATTTTATTTCAGTAGAACAAATGGAtctttttcatttcttataagAAGCCAGAGGAGGCCCTTTTATGTCTGAACTCAAGCATTTTCCTTTGCTCTTCCCTAGTTTTCCTGACTTGTGCTTCTCCTTTGAGAGTTGTAGAGCACAGTAATGTCCTCATTTGGAGAACTACTTGTACATCTTTTAATGAAGTCTTTTAGTGATTTATTTCTAACATGACTGGACTGTGAATGATGTTGCTGTATGTCGTCTCCATTGCATGAACAAAATGTAACCCTCATAGTGCATGGCCTCTCTCTACCTTCAGAGTGGTGTCTTCTTGTATGTCTTCTTGAGTCATCACAAGCCAATAATGAAGTCAACTCTGGGATATACCTGTAATGCAATCTTAGGCTGAAAGGGATTGTCGTCAGGTCTGTGTGAAATGTATGAAATTATCACATGAAAGTCTTGAAATTGAATTCCATTAATGACATTTCTTTGAGGTCAGAGTAGACATAAAACAAATGATTGCCTGTATTCCCCAAGTTGAATAGGTAACAAATGCATCGCATTGCAGCGATTTCAGTGGTCTGATATTTTTGGCCAAGTTGTATTGCATATCTAGTGCATTTATCAGTGACCTCaataacaatatactgtatatcgtaTATAGATTATTATGTACTCCTATgatgatattatcgtaagtgttttatttttaatccGACTCCCACACTTGTCATTGTCCTGGAGTGTGACTAGTGGCTTGAATGCTGGCTTGTCATGGCATGTTCCCcctctttttgttttggtcttgAAGTCCTATCCTTCTcttgtccctctctccattgTTTTTGTGATGTGTTAATATATCCTTCTGTCTAGATGGCTGGTAGCTATGCTGATCTCTTCCCTCTGTAGCCTTGCCCTGTGGTGGATTGTGTATGGCTTCCCCTCTTCAGTCATCCATTTCTGTATAGACGGTTTAGGAGTGTAGGTGAGCCTTGATCACCCAGGGCCCCACCCCCATTCCCCCATCCTCAGGAGCCAGAGTGCAGTGCTGTAAGTGTGCCCCAACCCCCATTCAtctctacccccacccccctaatCAGCGCCCTACAAATCTTAACTATTGAACAAGAAATGTAATAAAATGGCTTCAGTTAGACCTATTGGTAGTGTCTCCAGTCCAGCAATGTGCAGTCATTTAGATCATTTGCATACCTTAAATTCAACCAATATACTTCGTATGTttcaaaatagtttattttgcTAAGCCACTTATTGATAGGTCATCAGTGGTCAGTGAAATTCTCAATCTATCACACAATATAACAACAGTTGCTATGAAAGAATATTGTAGGTAAAGTATGGATGAGAACATGTAGGATCCAGTTTTGCAAACTATTCTCAGTAAGACCACTTGTTATGACATCACTGGTCCCTGGAAACCTGAAATGGTGGATCTAATATTCTGGAGTGTAACAAAAGGGGATAAAAATGGATAGCATATTACTCACATAGTCATTCATGCCATCATATGATTCAGAAGGAAATTATTAACCCACTGCATTAACATCTCATCTCCTAAGCCTTCCTCAAGTTCTAATCCTTTCTCAATTTGTGATAGTGTCTAGAGAACTGCCTCATAAATCTGAAAACTCCTGAAGCGATGATTACAGAATTACAGACTCATTTTATGGGGTCAGACCACAGACTCACCAAAATCTTCTCAAAGACTGAGCCTCCAGTCAGTTGAGCAGGAATCGTTTTAGTAAAATCCCCAAAGCCAGGCTACATTGTAGTAAGCTTGAGAGAATTTGGAACGAGGGAGTCTGTCCATGGTCTTTTTGTTTTCCTGATCTGGTCATATTGCAGCACTTACAAGGTTTGATGTGTTTTTCACATCTGGTAAATCCAAGCTGGCCTCCTTGCCTTTTTGGCCTCTCTCCTCAGTGCCAGGGATACAAAGACCTGGCTTTTCGCCACCCTTTTCCATGTGTCGGAAACAAGAATGAAGTTATACATTTTTCACTTCAGGACTTGATTATTCCCTCTTTGATCTGCTCTACAGTGGAGAAGAGAAACGCAGTTTATACCAGATAGGACCTGAAGACGTTTTTGTTTTCTCTAGTTCTCGGCCTTCTGGTGAAAGTGCACGTGTTCAATTGTTTTTCTCTTGTTCGGAAACAGGTTAATTCTCCAGTCCAGTGCACAAACGGCAAAGCCCCAGAAGGATGCTAGGAAGAGAAGCAGGACGTCACTTGGAGGATCGAACACCGTTGGGAGGTTAGTAGAAGTGCAGTCCATGTTGTGAAAGACGGCAAAAACAATTATTTTATATActtcacacagaaaacacaaaaacacaatcaCATCCTTTGAACAAATCATGATGTATTCTTTGGCAGAGCTGCTTAATACAAGGAAAGCAGTATTTCGGTAATAGAAGAGAAATGATTGTAGATTCATCAAGATGTATATCTCAGGCCCTAGTATAATCACAAATCAAATATTTGAAGGCAATTTTCCATCAGTGTTACTACTCATTTGATAACGTTGGTGAAGTGTTCTGAGGCTgctctgttggtgatgttttttttgtctacaACGGTTGCTTTTGAATTTTATTTCAATGGTAAATAGACTTGGCACTTGATTGGCCACTGTGGGGAATCCCCTACCTATAGCATTGTGTATATCTGCAATTTTTACAGAAACCTATTTTTAGCAAAGTTTTGTGGGAGTCAGATATCATCAACTGAGATGATGAGATAACTAACTGCTTTCTTCTTGTCAGCTCATTCTCACACTCAAGGCTAGCAAGGTCCTTAGGCAACCTGAATGTAATTGCCAGTGAGACGGACCAAGCCAACACTGACCATGTAGCCACCACTCGCATCACTGTTCAGCAGTGGGACTGTAACTGCTTAAGCCCAACAAaccacatcaacaacaacagcatccaCCAGCACCATGGCCCACAGAAGCCTGGTCCAGCCCCCCTCAGTGCCTCTACACTCTGTGGGGCTGCCGTGGGCTTACAGCCCCCAGTAAGTCCTCCACAGACCGTAATCCAACTCTGTGCTCTTCAGTGGCGTTCTCCACCTAGTTTCATCTCGATTCCTTCATGAGCACGGGTCCACAAACAAAGTTTGATTGGTGTGGTACACGCCGTGTCCATCCAGCTGTGCTTGCCCATTTGTCATGAGACCAGTGCTCCTGAGAGGAAAGAGGCTGAGTAGAGGATGCTGACGAAGAGTTACATAAAGGCGCtgatttgttgtttttctccattttcCTTTTATCTCCTCAAGCCACAGCCTTTCTCACTGCCCTCCTCTTACACATATTCTGCTTGCATGGTCTGTGGATCGACTGAACTTCACTGCAGCTCCTCTCAGAGCTCACCTTCAACTTCCTTCTCTAAGATTTCCTCATGGGCGCACAGGCAGTTCACCCATATTAGGCTTGGTTATGACCTTTTCAGAAAAATATGCACAAGTTGTATCGAAACTTGTTCTAAGCGCAGCCAAGTTTGTGCCATGGCCATAAATATTTCTTTAACCAAATGACGCATTATCGCTCAAGTTGTTCACTGTTCATATCACTCATGAGTAATACAGTTGGAACTCCCTCTGTGGGGATTTTTTTCCGTGTGGTCTGTCGTTATGTATCTCCATACTGCAGTTTCTTGggttaaattaaatcaaattagATGTGCCACAATATAGCTATGAAATGTTTCTGAAAGTCAGGACTCCCATCTCACACCTGGTCTCTGGTGGTTAAAGATGTATCATCCGATATCATCGGATGATAGGATGTCAAAAGGTTGGTGCACTAGATAGAAATCACTAAAAGCATATTCAATGCCCAACCATGATCATGCCGCCATCTATTTGACCACCATGGTTTGATCCAAATTTGAAGTGGGTCTTTAGCTTTAAAGAGTTTCTAAAAGCTAAGCTCAATTTTGTCCTTGTTAGTTGTCATTTTTTGAATGCTTATTTCCATCTAGCAAAATACTAAGAAACAGGGGGTTTCTGTAGCAGATTTGGCTGGAAATGTGACTAGTTCATTTTCTCGTGCCACTTggtacagaaaaaaacaaaatggtgtGAATCATATTCCTGGTCAGCTGTCCAGTGTGCTTTTGATTCAGAcacctcacagtgtgtgtgtatgttttcataCAGAAACGTTACACTCTGAAGCCTTTCACTGTGAAACTTTTGACTTGTTGCAGACGAGCTGAGCTGAGACGAAGGAAAACTCAATCCTCTGTACAGTCAGTGCGCTTTGCAAGACCCTGGTACTTTCCTGTCTTTTCTGGCCTTTTATAGCCCTCTGcattcttcctgtgtgtgtgtgtgtgtgtgtgtgtgtgtgtgtgtgtgtgtgtgtgtgtgtgagtgggcttttctttttcttctgctTGTTTTATGTCCTTTAACTTAAATTAGCATCATGCTTACAAAACTTGACATGCTTAAACCTATAATAACACTGGCACTGAATGAGACACATTCACCATTATTTCCATGTTTTCTATGAATCTTGTGTCCATGTGAGTTCTTTTAATACCATTTGATTTCATTTTGTTCAATCTAAAAGGGGGCACCCTTtgttatatatacatatttgttATGTCCTTACACTTAACTATATGATTATTGCTGATTATACATGTTATGAATGGTACCAGATTGGGTTATAATAAGATGTTTTTTTAGTTTGTAACTGTGTTGAGGAACCTGTAAATGTAGACTTCTGAAACAGAGCAACAGGATTGACAGCATGATGAACTTTGACAAACAGCATTCCATAGTATTAACTTAATGTTATGTATCCTGACGAGCATTTTTGAACACATCTTTCATTCACTGTCTTTTTAAACAAATCAAGAGATGACTAGTTTTGGTACGACTATCTACTGGTTTCAACattcactgtcaaattcacatTACcaccatatacacatacagcataTGTGAAGGTACAGAGTTTGTAAATGGTGGCAGGCCTGTTGTAATGGCTTTACATTTTAACCAATtgtttcctcttctcctttgcAGTCACTCCATAGCCAAAGCTAGAACACCTCTTCTGCGATGAGCTATGCAGGAACTGCATTGAACTGATCATCTGGCATATTCTTTTTAAGGAACGTGCATGAATCTAACTCCTttttaaagaagaaaaacacacacgcatatagccTGCACCCAAGAGTTTTCCTTGAAAAGGACTaccttttattttttactttctcAATAATGAATGACTAGGTTAGGCCTACTATGGTGTGGCTAAAGTGTATTGACAAGTTCAGTAGTAGGCCCACCTGTTATGTGtaaattgcagttttttaaaacgaatgaaaaaaaaaatgttgggtgAAAAACCTTTTATTTTGCCACAGGTAACCTgtaatagcctactttaaactgTACATAACCAGCATTTGATAAGCCTTGAAAAAAATGGTGGTGTAAATACGTGTATATAGCCTATTTTGTATCCTTTTTTTAATCATGATTTCAGGGTCAGACATCCTCATATTTTTCCGTTATTTAATCTGTACTAATGTCCAGTGTAGAATATCATAGCAGATGTTTAATAAAAACTCATTCTGACCAGTCCACGTGAAGTCATCTTTGTTTGTCTATCCTACTAACTAGGTCTACTTCATTTCAGTTGCTCAGTGGGACACGTGTAAGCCAACACGATGCATGTTCTTTCAGACAAATcggacacccacacccacccccagaTTTTGTAGCATGCACCTCTGGCGCTGCGTTCCCGTCACCACAGAGAATAGGCTACTGTTCAGgtagtagcctaggccctaGGCTACACAATGGACGTTTAGTGCTGAAAATACAAGGAAAATATTTAGACGATTTAGATTGTAATATGTTGTTGCGTCCGCAACCAACCCACATGGAGAATGCGTTACCGCGCTTTAAAGTTTGCAgaactagcctaggcctactagatGACCATTTATATGTAGAATGTATACTGATTGAATCATGTATGGACCCACATGTAGGCTATGGTTATTCAGTTCACTTTCAGTTTTGTCATTCTGTTGACTATCAGTCTTTCATTTTGTCCGTTTCATTTCGCAACTTTGGCGCCGTCTCCCCATCCCCCTTCCCTTTAAATTAACCAAAATATCAGAAAGTTTCGTTACACTGCGCGGGAGAAACTGATATGCTGCTCATTTATTGGTTTATTTCTCTGAACATTCACTTCTGTTGGACGGAATACCTGTCAATCTAAAGGGGTGTGTCTCAGAACATTTGAAAATCATTGGATTAGGATGCCCATTGAAAGCCGGATATTACGAATGTCCTAAACTTGTTATtggcatagacctaaaagaaatggacaaacagactccgttgttctcaatggaagggggctgaaacaaaatttccgtcgtactgcgcagactcgtactcagttcgtgacgttagcctgctgtaactcgtctgatagatcgaaaacctctgaaattgttaacgttcgttttttaatattattattatgtgtacttgcctctaggtaatgctttaccatatcaaacagtaggctaccgtaggctacacgcattttcactgatcttgcgaatgactctccgtcatggttttcgtgcaggctcactcagcttcttatccaaacattacgggcgaacgttagcttccctacaacagacatgctaaaatacttctttacgggaaaccaacgtaatatacggggaagaagtgaattaattttgccttcgataccctatatagaatacacagaagctataagggagacaaagggcacatgttacatgaagttatgggatcgcaaaaaaatctgaaatctatggccgtccaagggagttagcagagtgttgatcaccagctcatttcgtgtttctacttccgggaatatgcctgcccccttggttatTGGTTACTGTGTATCACAAAACGCACATTTAATAGGTTCTTTCCGCTGCAGAGAAGGGGTGTTCTTTAACATTCTCGCGGTTGATTCGCTGAACAGACCGCCCGAGCGCGATTTGTAACGCGGGAAAAGTGGTTCAGTATCCGGCGGACAAGTGTTCATTCGACAGAAGAGGGAGAACAGTCGAGATAGAATTCggaatgttggaaaataatGTTATTATCTAGCATTTAGGAAAACCCCGAGACATTGAGCACTTTTACTTAATTCTGGAAATGAATGATTTTTGTGAAACTGATCAAGGATTTAAGGAATACTTCGCTATTCGTCTTGTGTGGATGGAGAAGACTTTTCGGAGGGCGTGAATTTTGCCAGAGTTAACTTGTAACCTTTTAAGTAGAACTATTTTTCCATTagcgtaggctattttaaagcTGAATTTACTTCATTTTAATAGGGAAGTAAAGGAAGTGATTGCCACGATGGCAGAGAGTAATTCTCCTCAAGTGATTTTTTGCAACGATTCACCAAAACGAGTGCTGGTGTCTGTCATCAAGACCACCCCGATCAAACCCAAGACTGACTCGCTCATGCCAACAAGTCCAGGTTTCAGCGACTTTATGGTATACCCATGGAAATGGGGAGAGAACGCGCATAACGTTACCCTCAGCCCCGGTTCAGGGGCCGGGCCCGCCTCGCCTACCCGAAGTGGCTCCACAGGCGAGACTGACCACGCTGCTTGTCCTGATCACATCAAGGTGGGTTTTACATTTATGGTACACTGACAAATTCAGTAACACTGTAGTCTAATCGCAGACATTATTGTCAGACTTActcttaaaataacattttcataTAGACTAAGTTATTATTGtttacataggctattcaaTATCAAACGACAAAGAGACAGCGAAGAGCAAATTTATTTAAGACGTAGACCTACATCGTAGCCCAAGTTTTTTAATGAATGGGCTAACATAATCTGATAGGCTATGTCTGGGCTGTATAGTGATTAGTGCCTAGGCCAAAAGTACAGAAGTGCGGGAAATAAAGGCTTCCTCCATAAGTCATTTCTAATGCTGGATCAGTGTTTTAAAGTGCTTTAGACTTTATTATGAGGTTTAGACTTTGTTATGAGGTTTATAGGTCTCTATATACGTATGCATTTTCATAACTATATGTTTATGCATATAGAGGAAACGTGTTCATATGAACAAGGTGGATTTTAAACCCCTCTTA contains:
- the cdc14b gene encoding dual specificity protein phosphatase CDC14B isoform X4, whose product is MKRKCERKRESGKRVCASKREEAEPTSDVYIGITDQLYFAILQHKVRSTPERHYFCIDDELSYENFYADFGPLNLAMFYRFSCKLNKKLKSFTLAKKKIIFYSCGDKRKQANAAYLIGSYAVMNLQKTPEEAYSLLMSRNATYMSFRDASFGTCMYNLNILDCLRAVHKALRFGWLDFSNFDVEEYEHYERAENGDFNWIIPDKFLAFSGPHPKSKIENGYPLHAPEAYFPYFRKHNVTTVIRLNKKMYDAKRFTDMGFEHHDLFFVDGSTPTDAIVSKFLHICENAKGAIAVHCKAGLGRTGTLIGCYLMKHFRLTAAEAIAWIRICRPGSVIGPQQNFVEEKQNGLWVEGDLFREKLSEQENGSNKMATVTGILSGVDDISINDCNKSRPSRKAGSKLYNDEDESTAITQGDKLRALKSRRQARASTGSLSLILQSSAQTAKPQKDARKRSRTSLGGSNTVGSHSIAKARTPLLR
- the cdc14b gene encoding dual specificity protein phosphatase CDC14B isoform X3 — encoded protein: MKRKCERKRESGKRVCASKREEAEPTSDVYIGITDQLYFAILQHKVRSTPERHYFCIDDELSYENFYADFGPLNLAMFYRFSCKLNKKLKSFTLAKKKIIFYSCGDKRKQANAAYLIGSYAVMNLQKTPEEAYSLLMSRNATYMSFRDASFGTCMYNLNILDCLRAVHKALRFGWLDFSNFDVEEYEHYERAENGDFNWIIPDKFLAFSGPHPKSKIENGYPLHAPEAYFPYFRKHNVTTVIRLNKKMYDAKRFTDMGFEHHDLFFVDGSTPTDAIVSKFLHICENAKGAIAVHCKAGLGRTGTLIGCYLMKHFRLTAAEAIAWIRICRPGSVIGPQQNFVEEKQNGLWVEGDLFREKLSEQENGSNKMATVTGILSGVDDISINDCNKSRPSRKAGSKLYNDEDESTAITQGDKLRALKSRRQARASTGSLSLILQSSAQTAKPQKDARKRSRTSLGGSNTVGRRAELRRRKTQSSVQSVRFARPCHSIAKARTPLLR
- the cdc14b gene encoding dual specificity protein phosphatase CDC14B isoform X1, whose amino-acid sequence is MKRKCERKRESGKRVCASKREEAEPTSDVYIGITDQLYFAILQHKVRSTPERHYFCIDDELSYENFYADFGPLNLAMFYRFSCKLNKKLKSFTLAKKKIIFYSCGDKRKQANAAYLIGSYAVMNLQKTPEEAYSLLMSRNATYMSFRDASFGTCMYNLNILDCLRAVHKALRFGWLDFSNFDVEEYEHYERAENGDFNWIIPDKFLAFSGPHPKSKIENGYPLHAPEAYFPYFRKHNVTTVIRLNKKMYDAKRFTDMGFEHHDLFFVDGSTPTDAIVSKFLHICENAKGAIAVHCKAGLGRTGTLIGCYLMKHFRLTAAEAIAWIRICRPGSVIGPQQNFVEEKQNGLWVEGDLFREKLSEQENGSNKMATVTGILSGVDDISINDCNKSRPSRKAGSKLYNDEDESTAITQGDKLRALKSRRQARASTGSLSLILQSSAQTAKPQKDARKRSRTSLGGSNTVGSSFSHSRLARSLGNLNVIASETDQANTDHVATTRITVQQWDCNCLSPTNHINNNSIHQHHGPQKPGPAPLSASTLCGAAVGLQPPSLHSQS
- the cdc14b gene encoding dual specificity protein phosphatase CDC14B isoform X2, which encodes MYSRMSNEGNEIINAIDVIKDQLYFAILQHKVRSTPERHYFCIDDELSYENFYADFGPLNLAMFYRFSCKLNKKLKSFTLAKKKIIFYSCGDKRKQANAAYLIGSYAVMNLQKTPEEAYSLLMSRNATYMSFRDASFGTCMYNLNILDCLRAVHKALRFGWLDFSNFDVEEYEHYERAENGDFNWIIPDKFLAFSGPHPKSKIENGYPLHAPEAYFPYFRKHNVTTVIRLNKKMYDAKRFTDMGFEHHDLFFVDGSTPTDAIVSKFLHICENAKGAIAVHCKAGLGRTGTLIGCYLMKHFRLTAAEAIAWIRICRPGSVIGPQQNFVEEKQNGLWVEGDLFREKLSEQENGSNKMATVTGILSGVDDISINDCNKSRPSRKAGSKLYNDEDESTAITQGDKLRALKSRRQARASTGSLSLILQSSAQTAKPQKDARKRSRTSLGGSNTVGSSFSHSRLARSLGNLNVIASETDQANTDHVATTRITVQQWDCNCLSPTNHINNNSIHQHHGPQKPGPAPLSASTLCGAAVGLQPPSLHSQS